Proteins encoded together in one Thermococcus gammatolerans EJ3 window:
- a CDS encoding 6-hydroxymethylpterin diphosphokinase MptE-like protein translates to MKWEDWKPFYLRIVREMGYSIEEDRKSAELLRELLLEGDEYILREELEAVIGRKAYVFGAGPSLENALGEFDFSDGTLISADGATTALLEFGLIPDVIVTDLDGRIPDIKLANDRGSLLVVHAHGDNKDKLVSYVPFLSRILGTTQAEPLDIIYNFGGFTDGDRAAFLAEELGAREIVLVGFDFGEIVGKWSKPYLRRHSPVWESKRKKFEFARELLTWLEKNGRARIKMLIPSPTQKEGKEQQERGRSADAL, encoded by the coding sequence ATGAAGTGGGAAGACTGGAAACCTTTTTACCTGAGGATAGTGAGGGAGATGGGCTACTCAATCGAGGAAGACCGGAAGTCGGCCGAGCTACTCCGTGAGTTACTCCTTGAGGGAGATGAGTACATCCTCCGCGAGGAGCTTGAGGCGGTAATCGGGCGGAAAGCTTACGTCTTTGGAGCGGGCCCGAGCCTTGAGAACGCTTTAGGGGAGTTCGACTTCTCGGACGGGACGCTCATATCTGCCGATGGGGCGACGACGGCTTTACTCGAATTCGGGCTTATTCCGGACGTAATCGTTACCGACCTCGACGGGAGGATTCCTGATATAAAGCTCGCCAACGATCGGGGTTCTCTCCTCGTGGTTCACGCACACGGAGACAACAAAGATAAGCTCGTCTCATACGTTCCGTTCCTGTCGAGAATTCTCGGAACGACTCAAGCCGAGCCCCTCGATATAATCTACAACTTCGGCGGCTTCACCGATGGAGATAGGGCCGCTTTTTTAGCTGAGGAACTTGGAGCGAGAGAAATCGTCCTTGTCGGCTTTGACTTTGGCGAAATCGTTGGAAAGTGGAGTAAGCCCTATCTTAGGAGGCACTCACCGGTATGGGAGAGCAAGCGCAAGAAGTTCGAGTTCGCGAGGGAACTGTTGACGTGGCTTGAGAAAAACGGGCGGGCAAGAATAAAAATGCTAATTCCTTCTCCTACCCAGAAGGAAGGGAAGGAGCAACAGGAACGCGGCCGGTCCGCAGATGCCCTCTGA
- a CDS encoding HEPN domain-containing protein: MHYEEVETLLRRSGDYLELANEAFEREKYDTAVFLAEQALQLYLKALIVKYSGVRLRTHSIRELLKGVGEALGAEDEVVEFVRQNRGLLRELEEAYTGARYEPRIYCEEDARDLMEFVLKVMDFVEGLVDAFERRSEE; encoded by the coding sequence ATGCACTACGAGGAGGTTGAGACACTTTTGAGGCGCTCCGGGGATTATCTTGAGCTGGCAAACGAGGCGTTTGAGCGTGAAAAGTATGATACTGCAGTGTTTTTGGCGGAACAGGCTCTCCAACTCTACCTAAAGGCACTCATCGTGAAATACTCCGGTGTGCGGCTCAGGACGCACTCAATAAGGGAACTGCTCAAAGGGGTGGGCGAGGCACTGGGCGCGGAGGACGAGGTGGTCGAGTTCGTGAGACAGAACAGGGGACTCCTCAGGGAACTGGAGGAGGCTTATACGGGCGCCCGCTACGAGCCGAGAATTTACTGTGAGGAAGACGCCAGAGATTTGATGGAGTTCGTCCTGAAGGTCATGGACTTCGTGGAGGGTCTCGTTGATGCGTTCGAAAGAAGAAGTGAGGAGTAG
- a CDS encoding nucleotidyltransferase domain-containing protein yields MRSKEEVRSRLIRRGRERYLMIKNYRKYLPAIKRACEKVFGECELYVFGSVLTGKFTAGSDVDLLIKVREAPQSLRERVKLEVRIEELAGLPEYHPFEFHIVDEKGFRRYVNVLKVKPVKVEQLL; encoded by the coding sequence ATGCGTTCGAAAGAAGAAGTGAGGAGTAGGCTAATCAGGCGGGGGAGAGAGCGCTACCTCATGATTAAGAACTACCGGAAGTATCTCCCAGCAATAAAGCGGGCGTGTGAGAAGGTGTTTGGTGAGTGCGAGCTCTACGTCTTCGGAAGCGTTCTCACCGGAAAGTTCACCGCAGGAAGCGACGTGGATTTGCTCATTAAGGTGAGGGAAGCCCCTCAGAGTCTGCGTGAGAGGGTAAAACTTGAGGTCAGAATCGAGGAACTCGCCGGCCTGCCGGAATATCATCCATTCGAGTTCCACATCGTTGATGAGAAGGGTTTCAGGCGATACGTCAATGTTCTAAAAGTTAAACCGGTTAAGGTCGAGCAACTTTTATAA
- a CDS encoding DUF5615 family PIN-like protein: MKFIADMMLGRLARWLRLYGHDTLYGIENDDEIIEVARKEGRVILTKDVALARKAEKLGVKVFLLRSNSLEEQVEELKRLGVEFKELFPANARCPKCNGPIRAVPKEVVKGKVPSKVYENYNEFYVCENCGQIYWPGKQWREMLKIDRRLRDPR, translated from the coding sequence ATGAAGTTCATCGCCGACATGATGCTTGGCAGATTAGCGCGCTGGTTGCGCCTCTACGGCCACGACACCCTCTACGGAATCGAGAACGATGATGAGATAATCGAGGTTGCCCGGAAAGAGGGTAGGGTAATCCTCACCAAGGACGTGGCCCTTGCCCGTAAAGCTGAAAAGCTCGGCGTCAAGGTCTTCCTCCTCCGCTCCAACTCACTTGAGGAGCAGGTTGAAGAGCTGAAGCGCCTCGGCGTTGAATTTAAAGAACTCTTTCCAGCGAATGCACGATGTCCGAAATGCAACGGGCCGATAAGGGCCGTCCCAAAGGAGGTCGTTAAAGGTAAGGTTCCTTCAAAGGTCTACGAGAATTACAACGAGTTCTACGTCTGCGAAAACTGTGGACAAATCTACTGGCCTGGAAAACAGTGGAGGGAGATGCTGAAAATAGATAGAAGGCTGAGGGATCCCCGATGA
- a CDS encoding MBL fold metallo-hydrolase, with protein sequence MLVYFIGTGGSEGIPAHLCTCSTCTEARKFGFAQRRPSTLAVITDNRKAVLFDVGTDIRDFLNVPLEAIFLTHWHHDHIYGLYKLRWMARGTVLYAPKGSADALILQDPKNLRPRILKPFDTLEVDTLKITTLKLNHGVETLGYLIEEDGKSVALLYDTKGLPEETQEFLEERAPLRLAIVDATYPPGFDDPYHNNVDEAAELGLRLAERTVLSHISHKNLPFLELTDYVRKRWGTRVLVAYDGMVFYV encoded by the coding sequence ATGCTCGTTTACTTCATCGGCACCGGCGGGAGCGAGGGGATTCCGGCCCACCTCTGCACCTGCTCGACCTGCACCGAGGCGAGAAAGTTTGGCTTCGCCCAGAGAAGGCCCTCAACGCTCGCGGTAATCACAGACAACCGAAAAGCCGTTCTCTTCGACGTTGGAACCGACATCAGGGACTTTCTCAACGTCCCGCTCGAAGCGATTTTCTTGACGCACTGGCACCACGACCACATCTACGGACTCTACAAGCTCCGCTGGATGGCGAGGGGAACGGTTCTCTACGCGCCTAAGGGGAGCGCCGACGCGCTAATCCTGCAGGACCCGAAGAACCTCCGCCCGAGAATTTTAAAGCCCTTCGACACTCTCGAGGTTGATACATTAAAGATAACCACGCTAAAGCTGAATCATGGCGTTGAAACGCTCGGCTACCTCATCGAAGAGGATGGGAAGAGCGTGGCCCTGCTCTACGACACCAAAGGCCTTCCGGAGGAGACGCAGGAGTTTCTGGAAGAGAGGGCCCCGCTCAGGCTAGCGATTGTAGATGCGACCTATCCTCCGGGCTTTGACGACCCCTACCACAACAACGTTGACGAAGCGGCCGAACTTGGACTTAGATTGGCGGAGAGAACCGTTCTCAGCCACATCTCCCACAAGAACCTGCCGTTCCTTGAGCTGACCGACTACGTGAGAAAGAGATGGGGCACCCGGGTTCTGGTTGCATATGACGGTATGGTGTTTTACGTATAA